The genomic interval gggaaatactCTAATAACACAGAgcattttgtaaactattttttaagatgCTTTCCTTTGATCCTGGTATGGCAGGAGGGTGTGCAAGGGGTTTCCTCTCAATCTgtgatgtttcttctcttccatccacACCCGTGGGTAAGTGTTCTTCTTGGCCAGACATGCCTCCCTGCACTTCACCTGGAGGACATCAACCAGGCCTCCCAACTTCCTGCCCCCAAAGCAGAGGGACTCATTCAAATGTGCCCATGACCAGTTCAACTGCCCATGCACAGGGAGGCCCTCTCTGGATCCCCAGAGGAGCATGGAACTGAGATATGACTGAGTGGGAAGAGTGGGAAGAACCCTGAATCGGGTGGGAAGACCTGCAACCTAGGGAGTCCTTGCCGGTCTGGCATTGCCCACCTACCCCCAGGCAACTGTAGCCTCCAGAAACCACTGACGCTCTAGAAAGGATCCGGAATGTGAGGGGCCGAGTCTCCTCCATTGGCATTTCCTCCCACCGTGCACCCATGACAAACTGTTTCCTGGCAGGTGGTGGTGTAGAGGGGTTGGGAGGTTCAGCTCCTGCCCTGGATCTCTTCTTAGGAAAGCAAACCCCACATACCTGATCTTGTGCTTCCATCATTAGAGCCAATTCCTTCAAGTTTTCTGCTGTCTCCAAGTGCCCTCTACTGGCTACAGGAaattctaccacgcggcctgctcagtggtttcattaatgaggttctaggcataacgttagttagaagagatcgaaataaaaacacaagactcaattaccttatttctattgctaggtccgagatggctcccctctctggttcgctcctctaaactgcccagcaggacagcaggaattactcagggctagcaggagagagagagagagagagagagagagagagagagagcatgctggggactagccttttattagggaacaagagattcaggggagaattccatccaatgaaggttgagggggggctgcactccaaggtcagggtcagtgattgggtccccggggtcagtggtcaggcacacggatgggctctctcatcaggaaagggtcgggaaaaacttcgacttttgccaaagtgcctcagacccttaacgggaggcacccgatcacgtgtgagaatggctccccacagtttatgtgaaatgttcagaaaatgcaaaacaatgggAAGCAGATCATTGGTTGCTTGGCTTGGAGTATGAAAGACTGTATGCCATGAGGGAACTTTTTCAAGTGGCAGAAATGTAGTTTGTGGACATGGCTATGCAACTCTAAATGACTAAAgattgaattgtacacttgagTGAATTTTGCCAAGCATGGTCATACACACCCAgacacttgggaagctgaggtaggaggactgcaaattcatgaCCATCATGAgccaacttatcaagaccctatctcaaaataaaaattgtgctggggatgaagctcaatgTTAGAAAACCCCTAGGTTCATCCAAAGTACCAACaaacacatacattttaaaaaatttttttaaagaattggggctataactcagttgaagagcacttgcctagactgtaagaagccctgggttcaatcactaatactgccaaaaagaaaagaaataagtgaattttaCAGTTTTTGAGTTATACCTCTTAATAAAGCTGTagaaagaagtttaaatttaatGTATGTTTGAAGTCTCAAGGAATAGTAGTAAATCCCTAAGGGCCGGGTatgtaaaaggaatttaaaaggtAGCAACTGCCTTGGAGGGAGAAGGTAGAGTACTGACATTGGTAGTGAAGAGGCTTGGGTCTTATCACCTGTGTtagctagggctgccataacaaatgacagactgggtgacttaaagcaacagtttattttctcacagttctggggccagaagtccaaaatcaaggtgtgttGGCCCGGAAGAGCATATGCCCCATGCCATTCTCTCAGTTCCTGGTGTTGCCAACAATCCTTTGTATTCCTTTGCTTGTAGAAGTGTCACTCCATTCACAGTATCACATATATCATGGGGTTCTCCCTACTGCTCCCCGCCTTTTATCAAACCCaagaccttatgcatgctagataATCACCCTACCACCAAGCTGCACACGCCCCTGCACCGCTTTTCTTATGAGGacccagtcatattggattagattACTGCGATTACACGTGCAAttaccctatttccaaataaagtcacgcTTACAGCTACCAGCAGTTAAGACCTTAACCTATCTTTTTAGGGGACACAATTTAACCCGTAACATCACTCATAGCAAGGAAAGAAGACAAGGTAGTCCTCAGGACATGGAGTTAGGATTGAGAACCCAAGGAGTACAGGGATCTGGTCTTACGCATCCAGGTTACTATGATGCTTGGAACAGGAAGGGCCTGGCCCAGATTATGTGCTCATTTGTTTGAACAGAAGAAAAGACAGGCACAGAGGAATGGACACCATGAAAAGAAACGACACTGAGGCAAGGCTGGAGAAAAAAGGGTGGCAGAAGGCACTCATTGCCCAGGTCATCACAGCCCCCACCATCACCCCAGGGGCTTCATGCTTTAAAATTCCCTCTTTGCCCCCTTTTAGATTATGACATCTGGCTCTTCTAGGTGAGGAGGAGTCTAGGGTTTCCCAGAACTCAATGGATCATTTTTTTGCTTATAAGCCatctttaagttttgttttaattttttttaagtaaatgtggAATGGGAGATTCCCCTCGTTTACCCAGTTGAGGCAATTCTGGCTTGCATCGTTTTTTTAGTAAGTTTGTCCACAGTGTATTCAAACATCTGTAGAAAGGTCACAGATGAGTTGGTCGCACTATCCAGTGCTGCAGCAGGAACAGAAAAAGGCATGTATTTTTCTGCCCTGACAAAGTCCTGTGAGGAGACATGTATGCTGCAGGATGCCCATGTGCACTTAGAACAACAGTTACTTAAAGCTTTGCTCCTCAGTGTGGTCCTTTAACCAGTAGCACTGCTACTGTCTTGGAGGAGCTCGTTAGAGCCTCAGTCCAGCTCCAGATAGCTTCAATGCAATGCCCTGCACTAGGCCTTAGACATCTGAAAACAACTGAATGTGTAATTAACTATCCTCAAGGAGCTGGCAGGCTAGTACAGACAGACAACCAGAGGAACCACCACAGGACTGGTGAAAATTTCAGAGCAGGTGGCTTGAAGATGCTCAACTGCTAGCCCTAGAAAAGACATTGTTTGTTCTAAGAGAACCCCTTGTACATTATGTAGTCTTGATCAGGCAGACACCACTTGATTTCTTGAAGATTCAAAGAAAGGAATTTTAAGGGGAACATTTTTTGAGCGGgggtttactttattttttctgagcttcaattttctcatctgcaaaatgggacagTCTGTACCTCATAGGAGTTACAGGGATCATCCATGATTTTATTTGAGCCACAATCCACTCTATGGGCGAAGCAAGGTGGCACACAAAGACTTCCATGAAAACTCCCAGAACAGGGAACAGAATGCTGTTGAACATTATGTGTGCTGtgaaataatttgtgttttagaaaagtcCCAGGCTGGCGAGGTAGTTCACCTCACCTGCTGAGCATGCCAGGAGGAGGCGagggattcaattctcagcatggaagctgggggatggggtgggctggggatcccatatataaaatactttaaacattTGTACTCTATATAACTAAATATGCATAGAGAAAAAGTACTAATTTTCCTGGAGAGTGGAAATAGCATACATTCCAACAGTTCTATGATTTcaagaaaatgcaatttttaaatgacattataaaGACACATAATTGCATAGAAGATCAGAGGTGACGTTGGTCTGAGCAGAGTGACTACGGACGACTTCTCACTGCCTACCCTCAGGTTAACTTCCCACGTAGGGCGCACCACCCTCTCTccaccccagcctcctttctCAGTCCGGAGGCGTCCAGCGCCCTCTGTCGAAGCAGCTCTTCACTGTACGTGTCTGGACCTAGAAAGAACAGGTGAGCGGGGAGGAGGCGTGGGAATGCAGGTGACTCGCGGTTCCGACGAGTCAGGACTGGGCATGAATACGCTGCGCGGGTCGGTGCAGGGCAGCGCTGTGTGGCCGGGGTTGAGGCCGCAGGTTGCAAGCGGCTGTCGTTCCGCACCCACAGCCGCCACGCGGGCCCCGGACCTGGCGTCTACACTGCGGGCCCGGCACCACCCTGCGTAAGACGGGAGCTGCGGACGACGGGCTCACGTAAGCACGTCACGTGGCCGCCTCCGGAGCGTGGACCGTCACGTGGGCACGTCCTCAGCGCTCGGGCTCCGGCGGGCGGGCGCGCGGCTGACAGCCGGCGGCGGGCAGCGGGTGGCAGGCATCATGGCGGCGCGGTCGCTGCCGCAGCCACAGCCGCAGCCCCCTAGGGGCGCCGTGTCGGCCACCGCCTACCCCGACACGCCAGCCGAGGTGCCCCCGCACCTGCAGGCCGGCGCGATGCGGCGCCGCTTCTGGGGCGCGTTCAACTGCCTGTGCGCCGGCGCGTTCGGGGCcctggccgccgccgccgctaaGCTGGCCTTCGGCAGCGAGGTGCAGCCCGGGGCGGGCGGCGGGGGGCGGCGGGCGGGCGCCGCGGGCTCCGGGGCGGGCGGGGGGCCTGCAGCCGGCGCCGCAGTGAGCCGGGCAGGCGGGAGCGGCCTCCTCCCGAGTCGCGCCGACCCGGGTCCCGCGCGGGCGGTAAGAGACGGCGGACGAGGCCTCCTCCTGACAGGTCTAAAACCTTCCCTGCGGTTGGGCTAGTTCCGCTCTGGGGGAGACCgccacctcccacctctcatttTAAGTCCCCTGTGCCTCAGACTTTCTCTGCACGCGATTCCAAGGTGAGAAACCCGCTGCCCATCGCTCTTCTGTCATTATCGGGTGTTCTGGCCGGTCTACCCTATTGCCAGGAAAATTGGGCGTGTGGGGTACCCTAGGCATACGGGGATACTGGAAAGAACCGTCTGGAAATTCCCCTGAACTGAGAACCCTCCCCCCCAGCAGCCTCCCTCCAGGGCTCAGGTGCATCCCCTTCGCCTCCCAtccccagtctctgcttgatAGAGGAGTCTCATTGCATCCCCAACCCAGAGTTGGGCTCAAACCCCACCGTCTGTTTAGGGCTAAGTCAGTGGGAGCTGCCACGCTTGCAGTTGGTGTACTGTGGAGTGTGATTCTTGGGGTAAGTGgtccaaagtaaaacaaatgacTCTGTGGACTGGGAAGTTTTTTAGTCTTTATCAGTTGCCACCCAGCCTTCATAACCTTGTATGTCAGCAGGCTGCCACTGGACCATAAGATGCCTTGTGTAAATTCTAAGGAAGCActctcagttagtagagtgcttgccttgtatgcacaaagccctgagttcaatccccaacaccaccaccaccaaaaaaaaaggcactcttttctcaaatatttagcTTCTGGTAAACCTAAGAGAAATAAGTAGGAGGTCTAGATAGGCCCAATCCATGGAAGAGGCATGCATGTCTGCAGGCAGTTTCCTTATTCTCAGCCAAGCAAGAAGGTCTATATAGGTTTTGTATAGGAGGCTTCTAAAGATTCCCTTTTCTCTCaaggttttttctttaaaaaaaaaaaaaaaaagaagaagaaagaaaaaattctttaggTCCTTGAAGTGATGCTTGGAATGACTCACATCACTTCCGATGGTGTATCCCCAGTCAGGACTGTGTCCTGGTTAAAAGCGTGGAACTACAGTGTCTAGGGTTGAATCCTATGGGCTCTCATACTGAGGCACTTTAGGCAAGTTATGCAGTGCCCCTggttctttatctgtaaaatgaagttaAGGAATAAGCAAGAATGCACCGAAAACACCTGCACAGGTAAAGTCTTAGCACAAAAGAGGCCCAGGAATGCCCTGAGGAGCTGGCCTGAATGAACTTGTAACTTGGGGATTGGGGTGCCTCGTGGAGGGAGGTATGGCCAATTTGTGCCTTACCTGATCCTGGGAAGTAAggactcccccacacacacacttataagcACATACCAAGTAATAACTACCAGGCCCTGTGGTCTGCAAGCGTTGGTTCCTGTGGGACCAGTAAGAGAGGTCTGTGTTCACAGGAAAATACTAATTCTGGGTTAGTGTTTCACAGCCAGCAAGAGTCTTCTCTGACTGTTCCGTCTGGAAGATGGGTCTGCTGCCCACTGAGGGTTAAGTGAAAATCTGCCCTAGATTGTTTTGAGTCTCCATGGGCTGTGGTGCCATCTTAGTAGGGGTCTGGCTGCCACAGTTATGTCCCTGGGTGAGCTGTAAGGGGAGCTGCAGGTGGATGGGCATGGCTGCAGCGACACTTTCTCCCACAGGTGAACATGAGCTTATGCATCTTAGGCATTATTGTGATGGCGAGCACCAATTCCCTGATGTGGACCTTCTTCAGtcggggcctcagtttctccatgtcTTCAGCCATTGCATCTGTCACAGTGACTTTTTCAAACATCCTCAGCTCAGTGAGTAGCCTGAGGGtctcaaaaaatactttttaaggtGGAGTTGGTCTGTGACATGCACTTCCCAGGCTGGTGCGCTAAATCGGGGAACAAAACATATTCCTTGCATCCAAGTATACCACgataaaaacaaaactccagcACAGCCCTGAGCAGATGCAAGAAGTGATGAGCTACCTTGTTAACTGGATCTGGGTGAGGAAGGTGGTCCCTCAAAAAACGACCACATTTTTGAGCACTGGTCTGCAGAACATCGGATCCCAGCTTCCGGCCCAATCCAGCCAGGGTTCCTCATCATATTCCTGGGCCAGTAGTGGATCCAGTTCCAGGGGGAGGTGCTAATGGGTCTTGGGGGTAAATTTGGTTTTCCTGCACAGAGGTCAggatctgctttcttcttttgttgctttACATGGGCAAACAGGTGCCAAAACTCGGCCCAGGGGAGGGGATGGAGCGGGCGGGGAGAGGCACTTGGCACCTGGCAGTTAGGCAAGGCTTGTGCTGCTCCCTTTTCTGCTCACACAAAAAGGGGCGCGGGAAGCTGGCTCCACTACTGTCCACCTGTGATTGACATGGTGGGAGGTGGCCATCTCAGCAGCCTCAACAGCAACCTGGCAAGAGTTCCAGAGATCAGGGCCCTCTGGGGTGCCCCAGCTCCAGGACAGTGTCTGACACACAGTGGTGCAAGTGGCATCACTGCTCCCTCCTTGACACCTCCCCCTGGCTCCTTTCTTGCCATTTCTAGGATGTCTGATTTCAAGTGAAGTCGAGAGAGCAACAAGGGAtcctcaatttatttccttttaatgttctAACAGGTGGTTGTTGAGGCGGCTAAAGATTGTGGTCTGGAGCAAAGTAAAATCACAGGTATTAAGACCATGCATCAGAAAGCTGGTGAAGGAACAAGTAATCATGAGACATCATGATTGTAGAGGTCATCCTCATTCATAACTCaagcattaggggaaaaaaaagaaaaagagaaaaaaaaaaaaagaggctgcacCAAAAAGCATGCACAATGATGTCCTGGGATGATCCCCcgaccctccccacccacctgtgCCCCTGCAGCAGCTCAGCCCCCCAGAGACCTCCTGGGAGAAAACGGATTAGGATCTCAGGGGCCATGAGGAGTCAAAGGCCAGGAAGATTCCAAAGGCTGTGAACTAGAAACTTCTAGCTCCTTATGGGACGTTTTCTCTCGggtttgacaaaaaaaaagaaaagaaaaaggcaaacaaaacatAACTGATTGGTGCCCCAAACCCTACAGATCCACACACAGCTGACTATGTCATaaaagaaaaccaggaaccagatgaaacaaacaacaaatgataaccaaaaaaacaaaaaaaaaaaaatgggaggcaCATACATTGAAGGAAGTGAGGACAAAGCCAAAGCACAAAAATGGTGAGCGGGGCCAGAGGAGCAAGGCAAGACTGCGATGCCCCAACTGTGGTCTGGTGGGGCTCTGTGT from Urocitellus parryii isolate mUroPar1 chromosome 3, mUroPar1.hap1, whole genome shotgun sequence carries:
- the LOC144253528 gene encoding transmembrane protein 42-like, whose protein sequence is MAARSLPQPQPQPPRGAVSATAYPDTPAEVPPHLQAGAMRRRFWGAFNCLCAGAFGALAAAAAKLAFGSEVNMSLCILGIIVMASTNSLMWTFFSRGLSFSMSSAIASVTVTFSNILSSVVVEAAKDCGLEQSKITGIKTMHQKAGEGTSNHETS